From a single Centropristis striata isolate RG_2023a ecotype Rhode Island chromosome 14, C.striata_1.0, whole genome shotgun sequence genomic region:
- the sdhaf3 gene encoding succinate dehydrogenase assembly factor 3, mitochondrial produces MAASAHVSSVRSLYKRILVLHRFLPIDLRALGDQYVKDEFRRHKRATPEEVSSFMIEWKNYKDTLQTQVLQSAGGQLSSKNFGANLSEEKLSDFQDDQIGQLYELMLESSKSTRQFDIQEESK; encoded by the exons ATGGCGGCTTCCGCTCATGTCTCCTCAGTCCGGTCCTTGTACAAGAGGATCCTGGTCCTGCACCGGTTCCTGCCGATAGATCTAAGAGCCCTCGGTGATCAGTATGTGAAAGACGAGTTCAGACGACACAAACGTGCAACACCTGAAGAAGTCAGCAGCTTCATGATAGAGTGGAAG AACTACAAGGACACCCTGCAGACTCAGGTACTTCAGTCAGCGGGGGGGCAACTCAGCTCGAAGAATTTCGGGGCCAATCTGTCAGAGGAGAAACTCAGCGACTTCCAGGACGACCAGATAGGCCAACTGTACGAACTCATGCTGGAATCCTCCAAATCCACCAGACAGTTTGACATCCAGGAGGAAAGCAAGTGA